In Hymenobacter sublimis, a single genomic region encodes these proteins:
- a CDS encoding M56 family metallopeptidase: MIPELLVYLLKVNGVLLLLLGVYYALLRRLTFHQLNRAYLLGALGFSVLYPWLDVSALLARPAALDNQLSVLLPNWPGSGSVAPVMPAEEGVNYGFWLLAIYWVGVGLMTLRLLLQAASLAGVHRASRPAQVAGVACRQVAADINPFSFWQTIYLNPAQHAPAELPAIVLHEQVHVRQWHTLDVLLGHVQRIFGWFSPGAWLLLRAVQENLEFITDEAVLQTKQLDVKTYQYSLLQLSTLASGPALVTPFSFITLKNRIRMMNAQRSARAQAARYLLVLPLALGLLSLSAPEAASAALTSSGVSTPTGPDVEKEAPISALPPAALAYIVKQYPGYRLIGVSEVRAADGSNLRYRAEIAYGRRPEKVLFDEKGKPLAVAAEPLYFLDGKPSTKAEVQALDPKAIESMSVLKGEQARTAFGEKATDGAILIITKKNRDSAAVQAFIKEHNLSFEPAKPEDQRVINLISAGRGLSPADVGGRLLIINEKEATIEQTKIPAAQLSSVFVMDAERATKKFGAKGRQGAIVITTK; this comes from the coding sequence ATGATACCCGAGCTACTAGTGTACTTGCTGAAGGTGAACGGGGTCCTGCTCCTGTTGCTGGGAGTGTACTATGCCCTGCTGCGCCGGCTCACCTTTCATCAGCTGAACCGCGCCTACCTGCTGGGGGCGCTGGGGTTTTCGGTGCTGTATCCGTGGCTGGATGTGTCGGCGCTATTGGCCCGGCCGGCTGCGCTGGATAACCAGCTTAGCGTGCTGCTGCCCAACTGGCCCGGGAGTGGCAGTGTCGCGCCCGTAATGCCTGCTGAGGAAGGCGTGAACTACGGATTCTGGCTGCTGGCCATTTACTGGGTAGGCGTGGGGCTGATGACGCTACGCCTACTGCTGCAAGCAGCTTCGCTGGCCGGCGTGCACCGCGCCTCCCGTCCGGCGCAGGTGGCTGGCGTGGCCTGCCGCCAGGTAGCCGCCGACATCAACCCCTTTTCCTTCTGGCAGACGATTTACCTGAATCCAGCCCAGCACGCGCCTGCGGAGCTACCAGCCATTGTGCTGCACGAGCAGGTGCACGTGCGCCAGTGGCACACGCTGGATGTGCTGCTGGGCCATGTCCAGCGGATTTTCGGGTGGTTTAGTCCGGGGGCGTGGCTGCTGCTGCGGGCCGTGCAGGAAAACCTGGAGTTCATCACCGACGAGGCCGTGCTACAGACCAAGCAGCTCGATGTCAAAACGTACCAATACAGCCTGCTGCAACTCAGCACCCTGGCTTCTGGGCCGGCGCTGGTTACTCCTTTCTCCTTTATCACTCTTAAAAACCGTATTCGTATGATGAACGCGCAACGATCTGCCCGCGCTCAGGCGGCCCGCTACCTCCTGGTGCTACCGCTGGCCCTGGGGCTACTCAGCCTCTCGGCTCCCGAAGCTGCCTCCGCTGCCTTGACTTCTTCCGGTGTAAGCACGCCCACGGGACCCGATGTTGAAAAGGAAGCTCCCATTAGTGCCCTACCCCCCGCCGCGCTGGCCTACATCGTAAAGCAGTACCCCGGCTACCGCCTCATTGGCGTCTCGGAAGTGCGCGCCGCCGATGGCAGCAACCTGCGCTACCGGGCCGAAATTGCCTATGGTCGTCGGCCGGAAAAAGTACTGTTCGATGAAAAAGGTAAGCCGCTAGCCGTTGCCGCCGAGCCCCTGTATTTCCTGGACGGCAAGCCCAGCACCAAGGCGGAAGTGCAAGCCCTCGACCCGAAAGCCATTGAGAGCATGAGTGTGCTGAAAGGTGAGCAAGCCCGCACTGCCTTCGGCGAAAAGGCCACGGATGGTGCCATCCTGATTATCACCAAGAAAAACCGAGATTCGGCTGCGGTTCAGGCCTTTATCAAAGAACATAACCTGAGTTTCGAGCCGGCCAAGCCCGAAGATCAGCGGGTCATCAACCTGATAAGCGCCGGTCGGGGCCTGAGCCCGGCTGATGTGGGCGGACGGCTACTGATCATCAACGAGAAGGAAGCCACCATCGAGCAAACCAAAATTCCGGCCGCCCAGCTTTCCTCCGTTTTCGTGATGGATGCCGAGCGGGCTACCAAGAAGTTCGGTGCAAAAGGTCGGCAGGGAGCTATTGTAATAACTACCAAGTAG
- a CDS encoding BlaI/MecI/CopY family transcriptional regulator, whose product MERLTQPEEEAMRGFWQLEGGFIKDVLELLPEPRPPYTTLASTVRNLERKGYLRSEKLGNTFRFTPLIPAEDYRKRFLGAFVGDYFRNSYKELVSFFAKDQKISAEELKEIIDMIERQKPQQP is encoded by the coding sequence ATGGAACGACTTACTCAACCCGAAGAAGAGGCCATGCGCGGCTTCTGGCAGCTCGAGGGCGGCTTTATCAAGGACGTGCTGGAGCTGCTGCCCGAGCCCCGCCCACCCTACACTACCCTGGCCTCCACGGTGCGCAACCTGGAGCGCAAGGGCTACCTGCGCAGCGAAAAGCTGGGCAATACCTTCCGCTTCACGCCCCTGATTCCGGCCGAGGACTACCGCAAGCGGTTCCTGGGCGCCTTCGTGGGCGACTACTTCCGCAACTCCTACAAAGAGCTGGTTTCCTTCTTTGCTAAAGACCAGAAAATCAGTGCCGAGGAGCTGAAGGAAATCATTGATATGATTGAGCGGCAAAAGCCCCAGCAGCCATGA
- a CDS encoding M13 family metallopeptidase → MKTHNTLTLAALSVAGLAATSCNSSKPAATAATTSATAVTATTTTTPEAPSVPGVGLAVANIDRSVAPCDDFFHFASGTWLKNTAIPASEVRWGSFQQLADQNNAVSRQILEEAAANRNAPKGSNLQKVGDYYASAMDSVAIERAGITPLKPELARIAAAKDLKSLQAVVARHQALGTGAFFRAGVSPDRKNSTVYAVNMSQGGLGMPDRDYYLKDDARSKTVRNAYVAYMTNTFKLMGDSEAAAAKKAAAVLAIETRLAKASKSRVELRDPYANYNKMTVAEANQQFPNIGLPTLLAQNKLGAAKEVIVGQPAFFQEVSTLMKQEPMANLRSYLDWQLVSSVSSALPKAYADEAFRFQQTLTGAKQQQPRWKRMLGATDQALGQAFGQLYVDKTFTPETKQKAMEMVNNIKASMAEHIQQLDWMSDATKQEALKKLNAFTVKIGYPDKWKDYSALTLSRESYLKNVLAARQWAYNDNVSKYGKPIDRTEWRFTPPTVNASYNSSMNDITFPAGIMQPPFFDPKADDAVNYGGMGAVIGHEITHGFDDQGRQSDASGNLRDWWTKEDAEKFTQRADMVGKQYDAFSPLDSVYVNGKLTMGENLADFGGLSVAYSALQKQLQQKYGNGPRPKYDGFTPEQRFFLAWAQIWRTNARPEYLRQQVLTDPHSPAQFRTNGPLMNMPEFYEAFGCKEDAKMVRAQNLRARVW, encoded by the coding sequence ATGAAAACCCACAATACGCTAACGTTGGCTGCCCTGTCGGTGGCAGGTTTGGCCGCCACCAGCTGTAATTCCTCGAAGCCCGCTGCCACGGCCGCTACCACCTCTGCCACGGCCGTAACAGCTACTACCACTACTACCCCAGAGGCGCCGAGCGTACCAGGAGTAGGGCTGGCCGTAGCCAACATCGACCGGTCCGTGGCGCCCTGCGACGACTTTTTCCATTTCGCCAGCGGCACTTGGCTCAAGAACACGGCCATTCCGGCCAGTGAGGTCCGGTGGGGAAGCTTCCAGCAGCTCGCCGACCAAAACAACGCCGTGAGCCGGCAGATTCTGGAGGAAGCCGCCGCCAACCGCAACGCCCCTAAAGGCAGCAACCTGCAGAAAGTCGGTGACTACTACGCTTCGGCCATGGACTCCGTGGCCATTGAGCGCGCCGGCATCACGCCCCTGAAGCCAGAGCTGGCCCGCATTGCCGCCGCCAAAGACCTAAAAAGCCTGCAAGCCGTAGTGGCCCGCCACCAAGCCCTGGGCACGGGTGCTTTCTTCCGGGCCGGCGTGAGCCCCGACCGCAAAAACAGCACCGTGTACGCCGTAAATATGAGCCAGGGCGGCCTGGGCATGCCCGACCGGGACTACTACCTCAAGGACGACGCCCGTTCCAAAACCGTGCGCAACGCCTACGTGGCCTACATGACCAACACGTTCAAGCTCATGGGCGACTCGGAGGCGGCGGCGGCCAAAAAGGCGGCGGCTGTGCTAGCTATTGAAACGCGCCTGGCCAAGGCCAGCAAGAGCCGCGTGGAGCTGCGCGACCCGTACGCGAACTACAACAAGATGACGGTGGCTGAGGCCAACCAGCAGTTCCCCAACATCGGCCTGCCTACTCTGCTGGCGCAAAACAAGCTGGGCGCGGCCAAGGAGGTCATTGTGGGGCAGCCGGCTTTCTTTCAAGAAGTTAGCACGCTGATGAAGCAGGAGCCGATGGCCAACCTCAGAAGCTACCTCGACTGGCAGCTGGTAAGCTCCGTTAGCTCGGCTCTGCCCAAAGCCTACGCCGACGAAGCCTTCCGATTCCAGCAAACCCTAACGGGGGCCAAGCAGCAGCAGCCCCGCTGGAAACGCATGCTGGGTGCCACCGACCAGGCCCTGGGCCAGGCCTTCGGTCAGCTTTACGTGGACAAGACCTTCACGCCCGAAACCAAGCAGAAGGCCATGGAAATGGTCAACAACATCAAAGCCTCCATGGCCGAACACATTCAGCAGCTAGACTGGATGAGCGACGCGACCAAGCAGGAAGCCTTGAAGAAGCTGAACGCCTTCACCGTAAAAATCGGCTACCCCGATAAGTGGAAGGATTACTCGGCCCTGACCCTTTCGCGCGAGTCGTACCTGAAAAACGTGCTGGCCGCCCGGCAGTGGGCTTACAATGACAACGTGAGCAAGTACGGCAAGCCCATTGACCGCACCGAGTGGCGCTTCACCCCGCCCACGGTGAATGCCTCCTACAACTCGTCGATGAACGACATTACCTTCCCGGCCGGTATCATGCAGCCCCCGTTCTTCGACCCGAAAGCGGATGACGCGGTAAACTACGGCGGTATGGGCGCGGTCATCGGCCACGAAATCACCCACGGTTTCGATGACCAGGGCCGCCAGTCGGATGCCTCGGGTAACCTGCGCGACTGGTGGACCAAAGAGGACGCTGAGAAGTTTACCCAACGCGCCGACATGGTCGGCAAGCAGTACGACGCCTTCTCGCCCCTGGACTCGGTGTACGTGAACGGCAAGCTGACCATGGGCGAAAACCTAGCCGACTTCGGCGGGTTGAGCGTAGCGTACAGCGCCCTGCAGAAGCAGCTCCAGCAGAAATACGGCAACGGCCCCCGGCCCAAATACGACGGCTTCACGCCGGAGCAGCGCTTCTTCCTGGCCTGGGCTCAAATCTGGCGTACCAACGCCCGCCCCGAATACCTGCGCCAGCAGGTGCTAACCGACCCCCACTCACCCGCGCAGTTCCGGACCAACGGCCCCCTGATGAACATGCCCGAGTTCTACGAGGCTTTCGGCTGTAAGGAAGACGCCAAGATGGTGCGCGCCCAAAACCTGCGCGCCCGCGTCTGGTAA
- a CDS encoding M13 family metallopeptidase: MTSKSYLLLTLGTAAGLGLAGCATSTPATTATSATTTTTTSTATASTAGATATEAPKGPVMPGVGLDLSARDLAVSPCENFFQYASGTWLKNTPIPATESSWGSWNTLIDQNNAVLRNILEAAAANKSAAKGTNAQKVGDFYASAMDTMAIEKAGLKYLQPELARINGVKDLKGLQNQLVRQQMLQTRSVFGLGVRQDSKKSTEYALYLGQGGLTLPDRDYYLKEDARSKTIRSAYTTYLTNLFKLLGDAEATAAKNAATVLRLETRLAKASKDRVALRDRYANYNKMTVAEANKQFPNLGLTTMLPQVGLGSAKEVIVGQPEFLKEASAALQQEPVGDWKTYLRAHLVNSVSSALPKAYVDESFRFQQVMSGAKQQQPRWKRMLRATDGTLGEAFGQIYVEKAFTPETKQKALEMVANIKEAMGEHIQALEWMSPATKQEAMKKLNGFTVKIGYPDKWKDYSSLNISRESYLKNVLTAREWEFKDNVGHYGKPIDRTEWGMTPPTVNAYYNSTMNEIVFPAGIMQPPFFDPKADDAVNYGGMGAVIGHEITHGFDDQGRQSDAEGNLRDWWTKEDAAEFSKRTDLVGKQYSAFQPLDSVFVNGKLTMGENLADFGGTALAYSALQKQLQKKYGSEPRPQYDGLTPEQRFFLAWAQIWRTSARPEYIRQQVQTDPHSPAQYRTNGPLMNMPEFYQAFGCKEDAKMVRAQNVRARVW; this comes from the coding sequence ATGACCTCGAAAAGCTACCTATTGCTGACCTTGGGTACGGCGGCAGGCCTCGGGCTGGCCGGCTGCGCCACCAGCACTCCCGCTACCACGGCTACCTCCGCTACTACTACCACCACAACCAGCACTGCTACTGCCTCAACGGCTGGCGCTACCGCTACGGAAGCCCCCAAAGGCCCGGTAATGCCGGGCGTGGGCCTCGACCTTTCGGCCCGCGACTTGGCGGTTTCGCCCTGCGAGAACTTCTTCCAGTACGCCAGCGGCACCTGGCTCAAGAACACCCCCATTCCGGCCACGGAGTCGTCGTGGGGTTCCTGGAACACGCTGATTGACCAGAACAACGCCGTACTGCGCAACATTCTGGAAGCCGCTGCCGCCAATAAGTCGGCGGCCAAAGGCACCAATGCTCAGAAAGTAGGCGACTTCTACGCCTCGGCCATGGACACCATGGCCATTGAAAAAGCTGGCCTGAAGTACCTGCAGCCGGAGTTGGCCCGCATCAACGGGGTAAAAGACCTGAAAGGCCTGCAGAACCAGCTGGTGCGCCAGCAAATGCTGCAAACCCGCTCGGTATTTGGGCTGGGCGTGCGCCAGGACTCCAAGAAAAGCACCGAGTACGCCCTCTACCTGGGCCAGGGTGGCCTTACCCTACCCGACCGGGACTACTACCTCAAGGAGGATGCCCGCTCCAAAACCATCCGCTCGGCCTACACCACTTACCTCACCAACCTGTTCAAGCTGTTGGGTGATGCGGAGGCCACGGCTGCCAAGAACGCCGCCACCGTACTGCGCCTGGAAACCCGGCTCGCCAAAGCCAGCAAGGACCGCGTAGCCCTGCGCGACCGGTACGCCAACTACAACAAGATGACGGTGGCTGAGGCCAACAAGCAGTTCCCAAATCTGGGCCTGACCACCATGCTGCCCCAGGTGGGCCTGGGCTCAGCCAAGGAGGTGATTGTGGGTCAGCCGGAATTCCTGAAAGAAGCCAGCGCCGCCCTCCAGCAGGAGCCCGTGGGCGACTGGAAAACCTACCTGCGGGCTCACCTAGTGAACTCCGTATCGTCGGCGCTGCCGAAAGCTTACGTGGACGAGTCCTTCCGTTTCCAGCAGGTGATGAGCGGAGCCAAGCAGCAGCAGCCCCGTTGGAAGCGCATGTTGCGCGCCACCGATGGTACGCTGGGTGAGGCATTCGGACAGATTTATGTGGAGAAGGCTTTCACGCCGGAAACCAAGCAGAAGGCCCTGGAAATGGTAGCCAACATCAAGGAGGCCATGGGGGAACACATCCAGGCCCTGGAATGGATGAGCCCGGCCACCAAGCAGGAAGCCATGAAGAAGCTGAACGGCTTCACGGTGAAAATCGGCTACCCCGATAAGTGGAAGGATTATTCTTCGCTGAACATCTCCCGCGAGTCGTACCTGAAAAACGTGCTGACGGCCCGCGAATGGGAGTTCAAAGACAACGTAGGCCATTACGGCAAGCCGATTGACCGCACCGAGTGGGGCATGACGCCGCCCACGGTAAATGCCTACTACAACTCCACGATGAACGAAATCGTGTTTCCGGCCGGCATCATGCAGCCCCCGTTCTTCGACCCCAAGGCCGACGATGCGGTAAACTATGGCGGCATGGGCGCCGTCATCGGCCACGAAATCACCCACGGTTTCGACGACCAGGGCCGGCAGTCGGACGCCGAGGGCAACCTGCGCGACTGGTGGACCAAGGAAGATGCGGCCGAATTCTCGAAGCGCACCGACCTGGTAGGCAAGCAGTACTCTGCTTTCCAGCCCCTCGACTCCGTTTTTGTGAACGGCAAGCTGACCATGGGCGAGAACCTGGCCGACTTCGGGGGCACAGCCCTGGCTTACTCGGCCCTGCAAAAGCAACTGCAGAAAAAGTACGGCTCGGAGCCCCGTCCGCAGTACGATGGCCTCACGCCCGAGCAGCGTTTCTTCCTGGCCTGGGCCCAGATCTGGCGCACCAGCGCCCGGCCTGAGTACATCCGCCAGCAAGTGCAGACCGACCCGCACTCCCCGGCTCAGTACCGCACCAACGGCCCCCTGATGAACATGCCCGAGTTCTACCAGGCCTTTGGCTGCAAGGAAGACGCCAAGATGGTTCGTGCGCAAAACGTGCGCGCCCGGGTATGGTAG
- a CDS encoding M13 family metallopeptidase: MKNRSASPRAGAAALLLTLAGCATSQPTTTATTATPAAASTATPVASTSGGRSINPQDVDRSVSPCEDFFQFSGGNWLKNNPVPAYASSWGPRNLLGDRTQATLKRILEEAAANTSAAKGSNAQKVGDFYASGMDSAAIEKAGLTYLQPELKRISAVKDLKSLQTELARQQRLGTGAFFRAGVGPDRKQSTVYAVNLSQGGLSMPDRDYYLKDDARSKTVRTAYVAYMTNTFKLMGDSEATAAQKAATILRLETRLAKASKDRVALRDPNASYNKMTLAEANTQFPNIGLPTLLAQNGLGAAKEVIVGQPDFFREVSALLKEEPLSDVKTYLTWQLVSSLPSALPKAYSDEAFRFQQVQSGAKQQPVRWKRMQAATDATLGEAFGQLYVDKAFSPEAKRKALEMVANIKASMAEHIQTNTWMSDATKAEALKKLNALRVKIGYPDKWKDYSELSISRESYLKNVLAAREWGYKQNVKKFGGPIDRNEWGMTPPTINAYYNPPMNEIVFPAGYLQPPFFDPEADDAVNYGAIGGVMGHEMTHGFDDQGRQYDSEGNLRDWWTKADGEEFTKRAAVVGRQYDAFSPLDSVHVNGKLTMGENLADFAGLTIVYGALQKQLDKTYGKGNRPLIDGFTPEQRFFLSWAQLRRQNIRPAALRQQILTDPHSPGQYRTIGPLMNMPAFYQAFGCQQGQKMVRPDAERAVIW; the protein is encoded by the coding sequence ATGAAAAACCGTTCTGCTTCCCCGCGCGCTGGCGCCGCGGCCTTACTCCTGACGCTGGCCGGCTGCGCTACCAGCCAGCCCACAACCACCGCTACTACTGCTACCCCTGCTGCCGCTTCAACTGCTACTCCCGTAGCTTCTACCTCGGGCGGGCGCAGCATTAACCCCCAGGACGTAGACCGCTCGGTGTCGCCGTGCGAAGACTTTTTTCAGTTTTCGGGCGGTAACTGGCTGAAGAATAATCCGGTACCGGCCTACGCCTCCAGCTGGGGCCCGCGCAACCTGCTCGGCGACCGGACCCAGGCCACGCTGAAGCGCATTCTGGAAGAAGCCGCGGCCAACACCTCGGCAGCGAAAGGCTCCAATGCCCAGAAAGTCGGCGACTTCTACGCTTCGGGCATGGATTCCGCGGCCATCGAAAAGGCGGGGCTGACGTATTTGCAGCCCGAACTCAAGCGCATCAGTGCCGTGAAGGACTTGAAAAGCCTGCAAACGGAGCTGGCCCGCCAGCAGCGGCTGGGCACGGGTGCATTCTTCCGCGCTGGGGTAGGGCCCGACCGCAAGCAAAGCACCGTGTACGCCGTGAACCTGAGCCAGGGCGGCCTGAGCATGCCCGACCGGGACTACTACCTCAAGGACGATGCCCGCTCCAAAACCGTGCGCACGGCTTACGTCGCCTACATGACCAACACCTTTAAGTTGATGGGCGACAGTGAGGCTACCGCGGCCCAGAAGGCGGCTACCATTTTGCGGCTGGAAACCCGCCTGGCCAAAGCCAGCAAAGACCGGGTTGCCCTGCGTGACCCTAATGCCAGCTACAATAAGATGACCCTGGCCGAGGCTAACACGCAGTTTCCCAACATCGGCCTACCCACCCTGCTGGCGCAGAATGGCTTGGGTGCAGCCAAGGAAGTAATTGTGGGTCAGCCAGATTTCTTCCGGGAGGTGAGTGCCCTGCTGAAGGAAGAGCCCCTGTCGGATGTGAAAACCTACCTGACCTGGCAGCTGGTTAGCTCCCTACCTTCGGCCTTGCCCAAGGCGTATTCCGATGAAGCCTTCCGTTTCCAGCAGGTGCAGAGTGGGGCCAAGCAGCAGCCCGTACGTTGGAAGCGCATGCAAGCCGCCACCGATGCTACCTTGGGCGAGGCGTTCGGCCAGCTTTACGTAGACAAGGCGTTTTCGCCAGAAGCCAAGCGCAAGGCCCTCGAAATGGTCGCCAACATCAAAGCCAGCATGGCCGAGCACATCCAAACCAACACCTGGATGAGCGACGCGACCAAGGCCGAAGCCCTGAAAAAGCTCAACGCCCTGCGGGTAAAAATCGGCTACCCCGATAAGTGGAAGGACTATTCTGAGCTGTCGATTTCGCGCGAATCCTACCTGAAAAATGTGCTGGCGGCCCGCGAGTGGGGCTACAAGCAAAACGTGAAGAAATTTGGCGGGCCGATTGACCGCAACGAGTGGGGCATGACGCCGCCCACCATCAACGCCTACTACAACCCGCCGATGAACGAAATCGTGTTTCCGGCGGGCTACCTCCAGCCGCCCTTCTTTGACCCCGAAGCCGATGACGCCGTGAACTACGGGGCCATTGGCGGCGTGATGGGCCACGAAATGACCCACGGCTTCGATGACCAGGGCCGGCAGTACGACTCGGAGGGCAACCTGCGCGACTGGTGGACCAAGGCCGATGGGGAGGAGTTTACCAAGCGCGCCGCCGTGGTAGGCCGCCAGTACGACGCCTTCTCGCCCCTGGACTCGGTGCACGTGAACGGCAAGCTGACCATGGGCGAAAACCTGGCTGATTTCGCCGGCCTGACCATCGTATACGGCGCCCTCCAAAAGCAGCTCGACAAGACCTACGGCAAAGGCAACCGCCCGCTTATTGACGGCTTCACACCCGAGCAGCGCTTCTTCCTGAGCTGGGCCCAACTGCGCCGCCAGAACATCCGGCCGGCCGCCCTACGCCAGCAGATCCTCACCGACCCGCACTCGCCCGGCCAGTACCGCACCATCGGCCCCCTGATGAACATGCCTGCCTTCTACCAGGCTTTCGGCTGCCAGCAGGGCCAGAAAATGGTGCGCCCCGATGCGGAGCGGGCGGTAATTTGGTAA
- a CDS encoding NADH:flavin oxidoreductase/NADH oxidase: MAHLFTPLTLRGLTLKNRIVISPMCQYSAQDGFANDWHLVHLGSRAVGGAALILLEATAVVPEGRITPDDLGIWKDEHLPGLRRIVDFLKSENCVPGIQLAHAGRKASHRSPWQGGTVVPETEGGWQTVAPSPLSFSPDEPAPRELSLADIQEVVEAFRVGTRRALLVGFEVIELHAAHGYLLHQFLSPLSNQRTDEYGGSFENRIRLLLEVVAATRAELPNHLPLWVRISATDWTEGGWTAEDSVALAAILKNHGVDLLDCSTGGNVPRADIPIGPGYQVQFAEQIKRETGLPTGAVGMITEAQQAEAIIASGQADVVLLARESLRDAYFPLHAAHELGVDIEWPEQYERAKPRRR, from the coding sequence ATGGCCCACCTCTTCACGCCGCTCACCCTGCGCGGCCTCACCCTGAAAAACCGCATCGTCATTTCGCCCATGTGCCAGTACAGTGCCCAGGACGGCTTCGCTAACGACTGGCACCTGGTGCACCTAGGCTCCCGGGCCGTGGGCGGCGCGGCCCTTATTCTGCTGGAAGCCACGGCGGTAGTACCCGAAGGCCGCATTACGCCCGACGACCTCGGCATCTGGAAGGATGAGCACCTGCCTGGCTTGCGCCGCATCGTTGATTTTCTGAAAAGCGAAAACTGCGTCCCCGGCATTCAGCTAGCTCACGCCGGCCGCAAAGCCAGCCACCGCAGCCCCTGGCAAGGCGGCACCGTAGTGCCCGAAACCGAAGGCGGCTGGCAAACCGTGGCTCCCAGCCCGCTCTCCTTCAGCCCCGATGAACCCGCCCCGCGGGAGCTAAGCCTGGCCGACATTCAGGAGGTAGTAGAAGCCTTTCGGGTAGGAACGCGCCGGGCGTTGTTGGTTGGTTTTGAGGTGATTGAGTTGCACGCGGCCCACGGCTACCTGCTTCACCAGTTCCTCTCCCCACTCAGCAACCAGCGCACCGACGAGTACGGCGGCTCCTTCGAAAACCGCATCCGGCTGCTGCTGGAAGTGGTAGCCGCTACCCGCGCCGAGCTACCCAACCACCTACCCCTGTGGGTGCGCATTTCCGCCACCGACTGGACCGAGGGCGGCTGGACCGCCGAGGACTCCGTGGCCTTGGCCGCCATCCTGAAAAACCACGGCGTAGACCTACTGGACTGCTCCACCGGCGGCAACGTGCCCCGCGCCGATATTCCCATCGGACCCGGCTACCAAGTGCAGTTTGCCGAGCAAATCAAGCGCGAAACCGGCCTGCCTACCGGCGCCGTGGGCATGATTACCGAAGCCCAGCAGGCCGAAGCCATTATTGCCAGCGGCCAAGCTGATGTAGTGCTCCTGGCCCGCGAGTCCCTCCGCGACGCCTACTTCCCGCTCCACGCCGCCCACGAGTTAGGGGTAGACATAGAGTGGCCTGAACAGTACGAGCGAGCCAAGCCCCGGCGGCGGTAA
- a CDS encoding pirin family protein, protein MRTINTQHRAQNAPIADLVTYRALPTNSVEHLDPFLFLNHHGPQVYRPNNQGLPFGPHPHRGFETVTFILEGDIMHQDTGGHQSIIGPGGIQWMTAGRGLIHAEVSSPEFKRTGGPLEILQLWVNLPAKDKMVEPRYIGLQEPEIPTASLDEGRVVVHAVSGNWAGTAGAVTPLADIQLATINFQAGGKLALTIPASHTIFFYTVRGRLRVNGQETQARQLVEFNYDGDELHIEALEEAVLLLGHAQPFQEPIVSYGPFVMNTEQEIRQAYQDYQAGKFGRWEE, encoded by the coding sequence ATGCGCACTATTAACACCCAGCACCGCGCCCAGAATGCGCCCATTGCCGATCTGGTTACCTACCGGGCGCTACCTACGAACTCCGTAGAGCACCTCGACCCGTTTCTGTTCCTGAACCACCACGGCCCCCAGGTGTACCGACCGAACAACCAGGGCCTACCCTTCGGCCCCCACCCCCACCGCGGCTTCGAGACGGTGACGTTCATTTTGGAGGGCGACATTATGCACCAGGACACGGGCGGGCACCAGAGCATCATCGGGCCGGGCGGCATTCAGTGGATGACAGCAGGTAGGGGCCTGATTCACGCGGAGGTTTCCTCGCCGGAGTTTAAGCGCACCGGTGGACCCTTGGAAATTCTGCAGCTGTGGGTAAACCTGCCGGCCAAGGATAAGATGGTGGAGCCGCGCTACATCGGGTTGCAGGAGCCAGAAATTCCGACGGCTTCCCTGGATGAGGGCCGGGTGGTGGTGCACGCTGTATCGGGTAACTGGGCCGGCACGGCCGGAGCCGTAACGCCGCTGGCCGATATTCAGCTGGCTACCATTAACTTCCAGGCGGGCGGCAAACTCGCTTTAACCATTCCGGCCAGCCATACCATTTTCTTCTACACCGTGCGCGGCCGCCTGCGCGTAAACGGCCAGGAAACCCAGGCCCGCCAGTTGGTCGAGTTCAACTACGACGGCGACGAGTTGCACATTGAAGCCCTGGAAGAAGCCGTGCTGCTGCTGGGCCACGCCCAACCCTTCCAGGAGCCCATTGTGTCCTACGGCCCCTTCGTGATGAACACCGAGCAGGAAATCCGCCAGGCTTACCAGGATTATCAGGCTGGGAAGTTTGGGCGCTGGGAAGAATAA
- a CDS encoding Rrf2 family transcriptional regulator produces the protein MNTRFAVATHILAYLAHAQPGQPVSSEVLASSAGTHPVVVRRLMSTLREAGLVQSQRGAGGGTVLARPAAEITLLDVFRAMQASEPDLFQVGSTNPNTHCDLGSVMQETLEGLFGPAIEAMRAALAAVTVQQVMQELGKRLPGGCTDASG, from the coding sequence ATGAACACTCGCTTTGCAGTTGCCACGCACATTCTGGCCTACCTGGCGCATGCCCAGCCGGGGCAGCCAGTTTCGTCGGAGGTGCTGGCCAGCAGTGCGGGTACGCACCCAGTGGTTGTGCGCCGGCTTATGAGCACACTGCGCGAGGCGGGCCTGGTGCAAAGCCAGCGCGGCGCGGGCGGGGGCACCGTCCTGGCCCGGCCCGCCGCCGAAATCACCCTGCTCGATGTGTTTCGGGCCATGCAGGCCAGTGAGCCCGACCTGTTTCAAGTGGGAAGCACCAACCCCAACACCCACTGCGACCTGGGCAGCGTGATGCAGGAAACGCTGGAGGGTCTGTTCGGGCCGGCCATTGAAGCCATGCGGGCTGCCCTGGCCGCCGTGACGGTACAGCAGGTGATGCAGGAACTGGGCAAGCGCTTGCCCGGCGGTTGCACGGATGCTTCGGGCTAG